A window from Heterodontus francisci isolate sHetFra1 chromosome 4, sHetFra1.hap1, whole genome shotgun sequence encodes these proteins:
- the LOC137368708 gene encoding growth arrest-specific protein 1-like, with amino-acid sequence MASLSGLIRAGGHLLVCLLFLLSNSGVLARRICWQAIVQCQVEPDCNFAYEQYMAACKSVLNLETRRCPSHCLSALVHLNHTQNGPMLENCDCVEDELCKRTKRAIEPCLPRTRNRDGVMGCTEARLQCETEPQCNNAMHRYLQNCGKLFNGIKCTDRCREVIESMLVIPKALLLKECVCDGADRPICEAIKDNMARLCFFGPEHSSGSSGSDMEPDEYWDYEEDPRDNVISYDDENRDTLKYASSARGSSSVPVPNVLTLMASILLLVRVARL; translated from the coding sequence ATGGCGAGTCTCTCTGGCTTGATCCGAGCTGGGGGCCACCTTCtcgtctgtttactgttccttttgAGCAATTCTGGCGTGCTGGCTCGGCGGATCTGCTGGCAAGCCATCGTGCAATGCCAGGTCGAGCCCGATTGCAACTTTGCGTACGAGCAGTACATGGCGGCTTGCAAGTCCGTTTTAAACCTGGAAACCAGGCGGTGTCCCAGCCATTGCCTCTCGGCTCTCGTCCACCTCAACCACACGCAGAACGGGCCCATGCTGGAGAACTGCGATTGTGTCGAAGACGAGCTGTGCAAAAGAACCAAGCGTGCCATCGAGCCTTGCTTGCCGAGGACCCGCAACCGGGACGGGGTGATGGGCTGCACCGAAGCCCGCCTGCAGTGCGAGACCGAGCCACAGTGCAACAACGCCATGCACCGCTATCTCCAGAACTGCGGCAAACTTTTCAACGGCATCAAATGCACGGATCGATGCCGGGAGGTGATCGAGAGCATGCTGGTCATCCCTAAAGCCTTGCTCCTTAAGGAATGCGTCTGCGACGGAGCCGACCGACCCATCTGCGAGGCGATCAAGGACAACATGGCCAGATTGTGCTTCTTTGGACCTGAGCATAGCTCTGGCAGCAGCGGCTCGGACATGGAGCCGGATGAATACTGGGACTATGAAGAAGATCCGAGAGACAACGTTATCAGTTATGATGATGAGAATAGAGACACACTAAAGTACGCTTCAAGCGCCAGAGGATCCTCCAGTGTCCCGGTGCCTAATGTTTTGACTTTGATGGCATCCATTTTACTACTCGTACGAGTCGCCCGGTTATAA